The following proteins are co-located in the Tachysurus vachellii isolate PV-2020 chromosome 19, HZAU_Pvac_v1, whole genome shotgun sequence genome:
- the l1camb gene encoding neural cell adhesion molecule L1.1 isoform X3 yields the protein MSRAQSHSSATRGKCRASQLLFLLLWMGKTFGAIHIPIELKEPPLITLQTQSFTACYIDDISLMCEASGNPTPTFRWVKDGQLFNDEMDGTGILKGNESKELKFYHGKYRCYASNELGTAESGLINLVTETIPVVSVKEKKVEKTANKGESVVLQCNIPNSTVSSYVHWMDKKLMHVKQSERVIIGLNGNLYFANVEISDTRKDYTCFIQYIEARTILSSETVSLYVKSSNELVNRPPGLHQPQGTHSSYFALRGQNLILECIPYGLPTPTVKWQRKDASLSSSQATEQHFGRWLEFSSISESDDGEYTCTASNVIGHVTHSYTVNVEAAPYWRKQPKSARYTPGETVRLDCQAEGIPKPHITWKINGELLSETIPEPRRSVEGGTLILNNVNVADTAVYQCEASNKHGTALLNTYIHVIELPPQILTTDSRVYQATEGSTVYISCDTFGSPRPKVTWENNNFGPVLSNSRMSQLDNGTLHIMDVSHEDTGTYLCSVIATNLSITAHLDVLSKTRIVTPRHDHRTLRGTTLVWPCSYKVDPRLPLPLIQWRKDGKKIQPIAPDNKYIIHENGSLRINHIQAEDAGNYTCEIITTLDSDVITGSLTVIDKPEAPHSVKLDQKASRSVTVSWSPGHDNNSPVKEFVIEMQEDLHLEASSWKEAKRVPAEIHHLEISLLPFCSYQFRLAAVNEIGWSKFSHPSESYDTPPAEPEVAPGNVRSESTDPGSMIITWEELEPRHFNGPGFGYKVYWREADNSGNDWESQVVSHPPFVVNETNTFTPFEIKVQAVNNVGEGPSPEAVIGYSGEDVPLESPTHIEVTPVNATAVSVRWEPVNRTSVRGHLLGYRIYLRRLGSRRDHVHNRKEKRALATVREMVQAMESKEERQVIVVEGKEEATVRGLEFYSDYELSITAYNSKGEGPPSSPSYFKTSEGAPGPVSHLRFESPSNTELTLFWKKPHRTNGILRGYVLMYQEFVENGPSTLQKVELDDPTVTHYNVDKLDPKHFYIFSLNAFTDAGKGESVHINATTLLDGVPPSSINMTVGETAVNLSWVPGERQRNMGFAVRYHRGKSEPENGEWEESEQVNLTQGFYQLQGLNAGSFYFLEIRHDNITYWTQALQTKGPVIDGVHNSFATQGWFIGLISAVVLLLLLLLILCFVKRSKGGKYSVKEKEEGQIDSDAKPMKDEAFGEYSSDSDEKRSFSQRSLCANLKRESEDSLGEYGDSVDIQFNEDGSFIGQYSGRRDTQPYAHGEHESSGVPSPTKPNPPPSNSFPTSITGTFGGN from the exons ATGTCTCGTGCACAGTCTCACTCATCAGCCACTAGAGGGAAATGCAGAGCATCACAGCTGctgtttcttcttctctggATGGGGAAAACTTTTGGAGCCATTCACATTCCTATCGAAT TGAAAGAGCCACCCTTGatcacactacagacacagtCGTTTACAGCCTGCTACATAGACGACATCAGTCTGATGTGTGAAGCTAGCGGCAATCCCACACCCAC TTTTCGATGGGTGAAGGACGGACAACTGTTCAACGACGAAATGGACGGCACGGGAATTCTTAAAGGTAACGAAAGTAAAGAGCTGAAATTTTACCATGGGAAATACCGCTGCTACGCATCAAACGAGCTCGGGACGGCAGAATCGGGCCTGATAAACCTCGTCACTGAGA CCATTCCAGTAGTGTCagtgaaagagaagaaagtggaGAAGACCGCCAACAAGGGTGAAAGTGTGGTCCTACAATGTAATATCCCAAACAGCACAGTGAGCTCTTACGTCCACTGGATGGACAAGA AATTGATGCATGTTAAGCAAAGTGAACGAGTCATCATCGGCCTGAACGGTAACCTTTACTTTGCCAACGTGGAGATCAGCGACACCAGAAAGGATTACACCTGCTTCATCCAGTACATCGAAGCCAGAACTATTTTATCCTCAGAGACAGTCTCTCTCTATGTTAAATCCT CCAATGAGCTGGTGAACAGACCGCCTGGTCTCCACCAGCCTCAGGGCACACACAGCAGTTATTTTGCTCTCCGAGGACAGAATCTCATCCTGGAGTGTATTCCTTACGGCCT GCCAACTCCAACAGTCAAATGGCAAAGGAAAGACGCTTCGCTTTCCTCCAGTCAAGCAACTGAGCAGCATTTCGGTCGCTGGCTGGAGTTCTCGTCCATCTCGGAGAGCGACGATGGAGAATACACCTGTACAGCCTCTAACGTGATAGGCCATgtcacacactcgtacacagtCAATGTGGAgg CCGCTCCCTATTGGAGGAAGCAGCCTAAGAGCGCTCGGTACACCCCGGGAGAGACGGTCAGACTGGACTGTCAAGCTGAGGGCATTCCTAAACCTCACATTACATGGAAGATTAATGGAGAGCTCCTctccg AGACGATTCCAGAACCGAGACGCAGCGTAGAAGGCGGGACTTTAATCctgaataatgttaatgttgctGACACGGCTGTCTATCAGTGTGAGGCCTCCAATAAACACGGCACCGCCCTCCTTAACACCTACATCCACGTCATCG aactGCCCCCTCAGATTCTGACTACAGACAGTCGAGTGTATCAGGCGACAGAGGGATCCACGGTGTATATTAGCTGCGACACTTTTGGTTCTCCGCGGCCGAAGGTCACATG GGAGAATAATAATTTTGGTCCGGTTCTGTCCAACTCGCGGATGTCTCAGTTGGACAATGGCACGTTACACATCATGGACGTGAGCCACGAGGACACAGGAACGTACCTCTGTTCAGTCATAGCCACCAATCTGTCCATTACTGCACATCTGGACGTActga GCAAGACTCGGATCGTGACCCCTCGTCATGACCACCGGACTTTAAGAGGAACTACGTTGGTTTGGCCGTGCAGTTACAAGGTGGACCCTCGACTCCCTCTGCCCCTAATCCAGTGGaggaaagatggaaaaaaaattcaaccaaTAGCTCCAGATAACAA ATACATCATTCATGAAAACGGATCACTGAGGATCAATCACATCCAAGCTGAAGATGCTGGAAACTACACATGTGAGATCATCACCACCCTGGACTCTGATGTCATCACTGGATCTCTGACTGTGATTG ATAAGCCTGAAGCTCCTCACTCAGTGAAGCTGGATCAGAAGGCGAGTCGCAGCGTCACTGTATCCTGGAGCCCCGGACATGACAACAACAGCCCTGTGAAAG AGTTTGTGATTGAGATGCAAGAAGATTTGCACCTAGAAGCCTCAAGCTGGAAGGAGGCGAAGCGCGTTCCTGCTGAAATCCATCACCTGGAGATTTCTTTACTTCCTTTCTGCAGTTACCAGTTCCGACTGGCGGCGGTTAATGAGATCGGCTGGAGTAAATTCAGCCATCCGTCCGAGTCGTACGACACACCTCCTGCAG AACCTGAAGTGGCTCCGGGGAACGTGAGGAGTGAATCTACTGATCCAGGCAGCATGATCATCACATGGGAG GAGCTGGAGCCGAGGCACTTCAACGGGCCAGGTTTCGGGTATAAAGTGTACTGGCGTGAAGCAGACAACTCTGGTAATGATTGGGAGTCTCAGGTTGTTTCTCATCCTCCGTTTGTAGTCAACGAAACAAATACCTTCACGCCCTTCGAGATCAAAGTGCAGGCGGTGAACAATGTTGGCGAAGGACCAAGTCCTGAAGCTGTCATCGGCTACTCGGGAGAAGACG tTCCCCTGGAGTCCCCGACTCATATTGAGGTGACTCCGGTTAATGCTACAGCTGTATCAGTCAGGTGGGAGCCAGTCAACAGGACGTCTGTGCGCGGACATCTTCTTGGCTACAGG atctACCTGAGGAGGTTGGGTTCCAGAAGAGACCATGTCCACAACAGGAAAGAGAAGCGGGCGCTAGCTACGGTGAGAGAGATGGTGCAAGCGATGGAAAGCAAGGAGGAAAGACAAGTGATCGTCGTGGAAGGAAAAGAGGAGGCGACCGTAAGAGGCCTGGAGTTCTACTCCGATTAtgagctgtcaatcacagcataCAACAGCAAGGGGGAGGGGCCTCCGTCTAGCCCCAGCTACTTCAAGACATCTGAGggag CTCCTGGTCCTGTTTCACACTTGAGATTTGAGAGTCCTTCAAATACCGAGCTGACGCTCTTCTGGAAAAAACCTCACAGGACGAACGGGATCCTGAGAGGATACGTCTTAATGTACCAGGAGT TTGTGGAGAACGGTCCCAGCACACTCCAGAAGGTAGAGCTTGATGATCCGACTGTGACGCATTACAACGTGGACAAACTGGATCccaaacatttctacattttctcCCTGAACGCGTTTACCGACGCTGGAAAAGGAGAATCCGTCCACATTAACGCCACCACGTTACTCGACGGAG ttCCACCATCTTCTATTAACATGACAGTGGGAGAAACAGCTGTGAATCTAAGCTGGGTTCCAGGAGAACGACAGCGAAACATGGGCTTCGCAGTTCGTTACCACAGGGGGAAGAGTGAGCCAGAGAATG GTGAGTGGGAGGAATCGGAGCAGGTGAATTTGACGCAGGGCTTTTATCAGCTGCAGGGACTGAATGCAGGATCGTTCTACTTCCTTGAAATCCGCCACGATAACATCACATACTGGACACAAGCGCTGCAGACTAAAGGACCAG TGATAGACGGCGTGCACAACAGCTTCGCCACTCAGGGCTGGTTCATCGGCCTCATCAGCGCcgtggtgctgctgctgctcctccTGCTCATCCTCTGCTTCGTCAAGAGGAGCAAAGGGGGGAAAtattcag TGAAGGAGAAAGAGGAAGGACAGATCGACTCGGACGCGAAACCCATGAAGGATGAAGCGTTTGGAGAGTACAG CAGTGACAGCGACGAGAAGCGTTCGTTCAGCCAGCGCTCGCTATGCGCCAACCTGAAGCGCGAGAGCGAGGACAGTCTGGGGGAGTACGGAGACAGCGTGGACATCCAGTTCAACGAGGACGGCTCGTTTATCGGGCAGTACAGCGGGCGCAGAGACACACAACCCTACGCGCACGGCGAGCATGAGAGCTCAGGCGTCCCGTCCCCAACCAAACCCAACCCTCCACCCAGCAACAGCTTCCCCACCTCCATCACCGGCACCTTCGGGGGGAACTGA
- the l1camb gene encoding neural cell adhesion molecule L1.1 isoform X4 — MSRAQSHSSATRGKCRASQLLFLLLWMGKTFGAIHIPIELKEPPLITLQTQSFTACYIDDISLMCEASGNPTPTFRWVKDGQLFNDEMDGTGILKGNESKELKFYHGKYRCYASNELGTAESGLINLVTETIPVVSVKEKKVEKTANKGESVVLQCNIPNSTVSSYVHWMDKKLMHVKQSERVIIGLNGNLYFANVEISDTRKDYTCFIQYIEARTILSSETVSLYVKSSNELVNRPPGLHQPQGTHSSYFALRGQNLILECIPYGLPTPTVKWQRKDASLSSSQATEQHFGRWLEFSSISESDDGEYTCTASNVIGHVTHSYTVNVEAAPYWRKQPKSARYTPGETVRLDCQAEGIPKPHITWKINGELLSETIPEPRRSVEGGTLILNNVNVADTAVYQCEASNKHGTALLNTYIHVIELPPQILTTDSRVYQATEGSTVYISCDTFGSPRPKVTWENNNFGPVLSNSRMSQLDNGTLHIMDVSHEDTGTYLCSVIATNLSITAHLDVLSKTRIVTPRHDHRTLRGTTLVWPCSYKVDPRLPLPLIQWRKDGKKIQPIAPDNKYIIHENGSLRINHIQAEDAGNYTCEIITTLDSDVITGSLTVIDKPEAPHSVKLDQKASRSVTVSWSPGHDNNSPVKEFVIEMQEDLHLEASSWKEAKRVPAEIHHLEISLLPFCSYQFRLAAVNEIGWSKFSHPSESYDTPPAEPEVAPGNVRSESTDPGSMIITWEELEPRHFNGPGFGYKVYWREADNSGNDWESQVVSHPPFVVNETNTFTPFEIKVQAVNNVGEGPSPEAVIGYSGEDVPLESPTHIEVTPVNATAVSVRWEPVNRTSVRGHLLGYRIYLRRLGSRRDHVHNRKEKRALATVREMVQAMESKEERQVIVVEGKEEATVRGLEFYSDYELSITAYNSKGEGPPSSPSYFKTSEGAPGPVSHLRFESPSNTELTLFWKKPHRTNGILRGYVLMYQEFVENGPSTLQKVELDDPTVTHYNVDKLDPKHFYIFSLNAFTDAGKGESVHINATTLLDGVPPSSINMTVGETAVNLSWVPGERQRNMGFAVRYHRGKSEPENGEWEESEQVNLTQGFYQLQGLNAGSFYFLEIRHDNITYWTQALQTKGPVIDGVHNSFATQGWFIGLISAVVLLLLLLLILCFVKRSKGGKYSVKEKEEGQIDSDAKPMKDEAFGEYSDSDEKRSFSQRSLCANLKRESEDSLGEYGDSVDIQFNEDGSFIGQYSGRRDTQPYAHGEHESSGVPSPTKPNPPPSNSFPTSITGTFGGN; from the exons ATGTCTCGTGCACAGTCTCACTCATCAGCCACTAGAGGGAAATGCAGAGCATCACAGCTGctgtttcttcttctctggATGGGGAAAACTTTTGGAGCCATTCACATTCCTATCGAAT TGAAAGAGCCACCCTTGatcacactacagacacagtCGTTTACAGCCTGCTACATAGACGACATCAGTCTGATGTGTGAAGCTAGCGGCAATCCCACACCCAC TTTTCGATGGGTGAAGGACGGACAACTGTTCAACGACGAAATGGACGGCACGGGAATTCTTAAAGGTAACGAAAGTAAAGAGCTGAAATTTTACCATGGGAAATACCGCTGCTACGCATCAAACGAGCTCGGGACGGCAGAATCGGGCCTGATAAACCTCGTCACTGAGA CCATTCCAGTAGTGTCagtgaaagagaagaaagtggaGAAGACCGCCAACAAGGGTGAAAGTGTGGTCCTACAATGTAATATCCCAAACAGCACAGTGAGCTCTTACGTCCACTGGATGGACAAGA AATTGATGCATGTTAAGCAAAGTGAACGAGTCATCATCGGCCTGAACGGTAACCTTTACTTTGCCAACGTGGAGATCAGCGACACCAGAAAGGATTACACCTGCTTCATCCAGTACATCGAAGCCAGAACTATTTTATCCTCAGAGACAGTCTCTCTCTATGTTAAATCCT CCAATGAGCTGGTGAACAGACCGCCTGGTCTCCACCAGCCTCAGGGCACACACAGCAGTTATTTTGCTCTCCGAGGACAGAATCTCATCCTGGAGTGTATTCCTTACGGCCT GCCAACTCCAACAGTCAAATGGCAAAGGAAAGACGCTTCGCTTTCCTCCAGTCAAGCAACTGAGCAGCATTTCGGTCGCTGGCTGGAGTTCTCGTCCATCTCGGAGAGCGACGATGGAGAATACACCTGTACAGCCTCTAACGTGATAGGCCATgtcacacactcgtacacagtCAATGTGGAgg CCGCTCCCTATTGGAGGAAGCAGCCTAAGAGCGCTCGGTACACCCCGGGAGAGACGGTCAGACTGGACTGTCAAGCTGAGGGCATTCCTAAACCTCACATTACATGGAAGATTAATGGAGAGCTCCTctccg AGACGATTCCAGAACCGAGACGCAGCGTAGAAGGCGGGACTTTAATCctgaataatgttaatgttgctGACACGGCTGTCTATCAGTGTGAGGCCTCCAATAAACACGGCACCGCCCTCCTTAACACCTACATCCACGTCATCG aactGCCCCCTCAGATTCTGACTACAGACAGTCGAGTGTATCAGGCGACAGAGGGATCCACGGTGTATATTAGCTGCGACACTTTTGGTTCTCCGCGGCCGAAGGTCACATG GGAGAATAATAATTTTGGTCCGGTTCTGTCCAACTCGCGGATGTCTCAGTTGGACAATGGCACGTTACACATCATGGACGTGAGCCACGAGGACACAGGAACGTACCTCTGTTCAGTCATAGCCACCAATCTGTCCATTACTGCACATCTGGACGTActga GCAAGACTCGGATCGTGACCCCTCGTCATGACCACCGGACTTTAAGAGGAACTACGTTGGTTTGGCCGTGCAGTTACAAGGTGGACCCTCGACTCCCTCTGCCCCTAATCCAGTGGaggaaagatggaaaaaaaattcaaccaaTAGCTCCAGATAACAA ATACATCATTCATGAAAACGGATCACTGAGGATCAATCACATCCAAGCTGAAGATGCTGGAAACTACACATGTGAGATCATCACCACCCTGGACTCTGATGTCATCACTGGATCTCTGACTGTGATTG ATAAGCCTGAAGCTCCTCACTCAGTGAAGCTGGATCAGAAGGCGAGTCGCAGCGTCACTGTATCCTGGAGCCCCGGACATGACAACAACAGCCCTGTGAAAG AGTTTGTGATTGAGATGCAAGAAGATTTGCACCTAGAAGCCTCAAGCTGGAAGGAGGCGAAGCGCGTTCCTGCTGAAATCCATCACCTGGAGATTTCTTTACTTCCTTTCTGCAGTTACCAGTTCCGACTGGCGGCGGTTAATGAGATCGGCTGGAGTAAATTCAGCCATCCGTCCGAGTCGTACGACACACCTCCTGCAG AACCTGAAGTGGCTCCGGGGAACGTGAGGAGTGAATCTACTGATCCAGGCAGCATGATCATCACATGGGAG GAGCTGGAGCCGAGGCACTTCAACGGGCCAGGTTTCGGGTATAAAGTGTACTGGCGTGAAGCAGACAACTCTGGTAATGATTGGGAGTCTCAGGTTGTTTCTCATCCTCCGTTTGTAGTCAACGAAACAAATACCTTCACGCCCTTCGAGATCAAAGTGCAGGCGGTGAACAATGTTGGCGAAGGACCAAGTCCTGAAGCTGTCATCGGCTACTCGGGAGAAGACG tTCCCCTGGAGTCCCCGACTCATATTGAGGTGACTCCGGTTAATGCTACAGCTGTATCAGTCAGGTGGGAGCCAGTCAACAGGACGTCTGTGCGCGGACATCTTCTTGGCTACAGG atctACCTGAGGAGGTTGGGTTCCAGAAGAGACCATGTCCACAACAGGAAAGAGAAGCGGGCGCTAGCTACGGTGAGAGAGATGGTGCAAGCGATGGAAAGCAAGGAGGAAAGACAAGTGATCGTCGTGGAAGGAAAAGAGGAGGCGACCGTAAGAGGCCTGGAGTTCTACTCCGATTAtgagctgtcaatcacagcataCAACAGCAAGGGGGAGGGGCCTCCGTCTAGCCCCAGCTACTTCAAGACATCTGAGggag CTCCTGGTCCTGTTTCACACTTGAGATTTGAGAGTCCTTCAAATACCGAGCTGACGCTCTTCTGGAAAAAACCTCACAGGACGAACGGGATCCTGAGAGGATACGTCTTAATGTACCAGGAGT TTGTGGAGAACGGTCCCAGCACACTCCAGAAGGTAGAGCTTGATGATCCGACTGTGACGCATTACAACGTGGACAAACTGGATCccaaacatttctacattttctcCCTGAACGCGTTTACCGACGCTGGAAAAGGAGAATCCGTCCACATTAACGCCACCACGTTACTCGACGGAG ttCCACCATCTTCTATTAACATGACAGTGGGAGAAACAGCTGTGAATCTAAGCTGGGTTCCAGGAGAACGACAGCGAAACATGGGCTTCGCAGTTCGTTACCACAGGGGGAAGAGTGAGCCAGAGAATG GTGAGTGGGAGGAATCGGAGCAGGTGAATTTGACGCAGGGCTTTTATCAGCTGCAGGGACTGAATGCAGGATCGTTCTACTTCCTTGAAATCCGCCACGATAACATCACATACTGGACACAAGCGCTGCAGACTAAAGGACCAG TGATAGACGGCGTGCACAACAGCTTCGCCACTCAGGGCTGGTTCATCGGCCTCATCAGCGCcgtggtgctgctgctgctcctccTGCTCATCCTCTGCTTCGTCAAGAGGAGCAAAGGGGGGAAAtattcag TGAAGGAGAAAGAGGAAGGACAGATCGACTCGGACGCGAAACCCATGAAGGATGAAGCGTTTGGAGAGTACAG TGACAGCGACGAGAAGCGTTCGTTCAGCCAGCGCTCGCTATGCGCCAACCTGAAGCGCGAGAGCGAGGACAGTCTGGGGGAGTACGGAGACAGCGTGGACATCCAGTTCAACGAGGACGGCTCGTTTATCGGGCAGTACAGCGGGCGCAGAGACACACAACCCTACGCGCACGGCGAGCATGAGAGCTCAGGCGTCCCGTCCCCAACCAAACCCAACCCTCCACCCAGCAACAGCTTCCCCACCTCCATCACCGGCACCTTCGGGGGGAACTGA